The Streptococcus mitis region TCCAGAAGTTAACTTTGTTCCACCTTCTGCTAGTTTCCCAACTCCATCTGCCAATTTATTAGCTCCACTTTCTAATTGAGAAGCACCTGAAATTAACTGACTGGATTTGTCAGCTAGTTGGCTAGAGCCTGACTGCAATTTATCAACTCCTGCTATCAATTCTTGACTCTTTTGATTCAATTGGTTAGAGCCAGTTGATAATTTTTCAATACCAGACACTAATTCTGGAGTTTTTTCAACTAATTGACCAACTCCTGCTGTCAATTTAGAAGATTTTTGTGTCAAGGTAGTTGAGCCTGAAACTAATTGGTCCAAACTACCTGTCAAGGTGGAATTCTTTTCACTTAGTTGACTTGCGCCCTGAGAAACTTTATCAACACCTGCAGTATATGCGTTTACCCCCGATGTAATAGACTGACTAGCAGGAACTAATTTACTCGTCAATGTTCCCTGTATCTCTGTTAATCCACTTGACAATCCTGTCAAAGAAGTAGAAGCAATAGGTAATACTTGATTAGCTTGATTTTTTAATGTCGAAAGATTAGAAGATTGATTTTGTAAGTTTTCTAAACTTCCCTGTAAACCTTGAACTAAAGCTACAATTGACTGTGCTAATTGAATACTATCAGTCGAATTTTGAGATACAGAAGCACTTATTTCAGCTCGTTGCTCACTTGTCAAAGATTGATAAGCTGCTGTCGATTGAATATTGGCTAATGTAGTCGCTTTATCAGACTGAGCACTTGCTAACATTTGATTAGAAAGAGATACTATACTTGATAAAACAGAATCTAAGTGTTTTGTATCTCCAACATCAATATTTTGAATGGCTTGATTTAACTGATTCAGACCAGAAGATAATTGATTAATTTGATCTTTTTGCTCAGACGAAGCATCTAACTTGCTAGAAAGTTGTTGAATCCCTTCACTTAATTGCTCCACCCCCATTCGAAGTGTAGCTGATTGATTGGATAACTGATTAGCACCTGTTGCAAGATTTCCCACTCCATTTGTATAGGCACTAACACCAGATGAAAATTGATTAAGACCAGTATTGAGCTGAGAAACACCGCCAGTATAGGCCTCTACACCAGTATATAATTGATTGATTCCCCCTACTAATTCAGGACTTTTAGAAGATAATTGACCTAACCCACTATCTAATTGACTCACTGCACCAGTATATGTAACTAAACCACTATTAAAATTCCCTAAGCCAAGATGAAGTTGTTCAACACCAGAGACATAAGAGGATAATCCTTTAGTAAACTGCTCCGTTCCATTTGAAAATGTTAAACTTGAATCTGCTAAATAGTGTAGGTTAGTAGTTAATGTTTGACTTCCTGCCACTAACTGATTCGCTCCATCAGTTAATTTTTCACTACCAGAAGCTGCTTGACTCATGCCATCCTTTAAATCGACCATTTTGTTGAATAAAGCTTTAGTATAGGTCTCGGTTACATTGGTAGAAACACTCTGCTTTAATTGTGTCATAGCAGAATCACTCATCTTGCTTGCAATAAAGCTATGACCACTTGAAGTCTGATAATCGATTTGCATTTGCTCTGGATGATACGTTAAAATAGAAGCTGCTTTTTCAGATAAATCACTTGGTAAAGTGACTACCATATAGTAATCGCCATTTTCTAAACCCTTCTTACCTTCTTCTTCATCTACAAAATGAAAATCCAAGGTTTTATTTTCTTTTAAATTGGTCACCATGTCTTTTCCTATAGACATGCTATTACCATTATAGGAAGCCTCTTTATCATTATTGACAACTGCCACAGGTAAGTCAGACAATTGACCATATGGATCCCACATTGAGGACAAAAATATGATATTGTACAGAGCTGGAATAAGAGAAATCCCTATTATGACAATAATAAAGATTGGTTTTTTAAAAATTGCTTTCCATTCTTTAAACATAGTTTCTCCTTTTTTAAACATATTGTCTAAAATTTTGATATAATAGATTATACATTAAAAAATCTAAATTACAAGATAAAAAATCCATTTTTAGACATATAGTCTAATTTGTTTACAAGGAGGAAATATGCAAGAAAGTAACAAACGCTTAAAAACAAAGCGAACTATTGAAAATGCTATGGTACAATTACTCATGGAACAGCCATTTGATCAAATTTCTACTGTCAAGCTAGCAGAAAAAGCCGGAATTAGTCGTTCCAGCTTCTATACTCACTATAAAGATAAGTATGATATGATTGAGCACTATCAAAGCAAGCTATTCCATACATTTGAATATATTTTTCAAAAACATGCTCATCACAAAAGAGATGCTATTTTAGAAGTATTTGAATATCTAGAGTCAGAACCACTCCTGGCTGCTCTTCTTTCTGAAAATGGGACCAAAGAAATCCAAAATTTCTTACGAAATAAACTTCATATCATGCTCAGCACAGATTTACAAAAACGCTTTATGCAACTGAATCTCAATACCACTGAATTAGAATATAGTAGCATCTATCTAACTCACGCACTTTTTGGTGTCTGCCAAACTTGGATTGCACATGGAAAAAAAGAAAGTCCT contains the following coding sequences:
- a CDS encoding YhgE/Pip domain-containing protein, translated to MFKEWKAIFKKPIFIIVIIGISLIPALYNIIFLSSMWDPYGQLSDLPVAVVNNDKEASYNGNSMSIGKDMVTNLKENKTLDFHFVDEEEGKKGLENGDYYMVVTLPSDLSEKAASILTYHPEQMQIDYQTSSGHSFIASKMSDSAMTQLKQSVSTNVTETYTKALFNKMVDLKDGMSQAASGSEKLTDGANQLVAGSQTLTTNLHYLADSSLTFSNGTEQFTKGLSSYVSGVEQLHLGLGNFNSGLVTYTGAVSQLDSGLGQLSSKSPELVGGINQLYTGVEAYTGGVSQLNTGLNQFSSGVSAYTNGVGNLATGANQLSNQSATLRMGVEQLSEGIQQLSSKLDASSEQKDQINQLSSGLNQLNQAIQNIDVGDTKHLDSVLSSIVSLSNQMLASAQSDKATTLANIQSTAAYQSLTSEQRAEISASVSQNSTDSIQLAQSIVALVQGLQGSLENLQNQSSNLSTLKNQANQVLPIASTSLTGLSSGLTEIQGTLTSKLVPASQSITSGVNAYTAGVDKVSQGASQLSEKNSTLTGSLDQLVSGSTTLTQKSSKLTAGVGQLVEKTPELVSGIEKLSTGSNQLNQKSQELIAGVDKLQSGSSQLADKSSQLISGASQLESGANKLADGVGKLAEGGTKLTSGLEGLQTGVASLGQGLSNASDQLKSSSTESKNAEILSNPLNLSKTDNDQVPVNGIAMSPYMISVALFVAAISTNMIFAKLPSGRHPDSRWAWLKSRAEINGIIAVLAGILVYGGVHLIGLTANHEMRTFILIILTSLVFMSMVTALTTWNSRIGAFFSLILLLLQLASSAGTYPLALTNDFFRAINPWLPMSYSVSGLRQTISMTGNIHHQVVFLAVILALFTGLGMLAYQPKKMEED
- a CDS encoding TetR/AcrR family transcriptional regulator → MQESNKRLKTKRTIENAMVQLLMEQPFDQISTVKLAEKAGISRSSFYTHYKDKYDMIEHYQSKLFHTFEYIFQKHAHHKRDAILEVFEYLESEPLLAALLSENGTKEIQNFLRNKLHIMLSTDLQKRFMQLNLNTTELEYSSIYLTHALFGVCQTWIAHGKKESPQEITDFLMKMLGDIN